In one window of Marinitoga hydrogenitolerans DSM 16785 DNA:
- the gcvPA gene encoding aminomethyl-transferring glycine dehydrogenase subunit GcvPA, with the protein MKNFPYIPHTEEDIKEMMKVIGINDIKELYKDVPKLFEGELNLPSSKSEIEVKRELQELSKRNINLEDYAMFRGAGIYKHYIPSAVYQLATKRNFLTAYTPYQAEVSQGTLQALYEFQTAICELTGMEVANSSMYDGGTAVAEAILMASRVNKKYKALVAKTLHPEYIEVSKTYTESQNIEIELVNYDKKTGRIDLDDLKSKIDDNTSSVVISYPNFFGIIENIKQIKEILPEKVLLIVNAYPIALGLLEAPGNLGADIVVGEGQSLGNYMSFGGPTFGFFASKKKYIRQMPGRIIGETVDAEGKRGFVMVLQTREQHIRRARATSNICSNHALMAVISSVYLSIIGREGLKEIAYQNYQKAHYLARKLIESEKFEPVFEGEFFNEFVIKPLFDLNKFNDILFEEKFIGPINLGNFYKEINNTALFCVTELNTKEEIDYLISKVGEVDEINL; encoded by the coding sequence GTGAAAAATTTTCCATATATACCACATACAGAAGAAGATATTAAAGAAATGATGAAAGTAATAGGTATTAATGATATAAAAGAATTATATAAAGATGTACCGAAATTATTTGAAGGAGAACTAAATTTACCATCATCAAAATCAGAAATTGAAGTAAAAAGAGAATTACAAGAATTGTCAAAAAGAAATATTAATTTAGAAGATTATGCTATGTTTAGAGGAGCGGGTATATATAAGCATTATATTCCTTCAGCTGTCTATCAATTAGCAACTAAAAGGAATTTTTTAACAGCATATACACCATATCAAGCAGAAGTTTCTCAAGGAACTTTACAAGCATTATACGAATTTCAAACAGCTATTTGTGAATTAACAGGTATGGAAGTTGCTAATTCTTCTATGTATGATGGTGGGACGGCTGTTGCTGAAGCTATATTAATGGCATCAAGAGTGAATAAAAAATATAAAGCATTGGTAGCGAAAACATTACATCCAGAGTACATTGAAGTATCAAAAACATATACAGAATCTCAAAATATAGAAATTGAATTAGTAAATTATGATAAAAAAACAGGAAGAATAGATTTAGATGATTTGAAATCTAAAATAGATGATAATACGAGTTCTGTTGTAATTTCATATCCAAATTTCTTTGGAATTATTGAAAATATTAAACAGATAAAAGAAATATTACCTGAAAAAGTATTGTTAATAGTAAATGCATATCCAATTGCATTAGGATTATTAGAAGCGCCAGGGAATTTAGGTGCAGATATAGTTGTTGGTGAAGGACAATCATTAGGAAACTATATGTCGTTTGGAGGTCCAACATTTGGATTTTTTGCATCAAAAAAGAAATATATAAGACAAATGCCTGGAAGAATTATTGGTGAAACAGTTGATGCAGAAGGAAAAAGAGGTTTTGTAATGGTATTACAGACTAGAGAACAACATATTAGAAGAGCAAGAGCTACATCAAATATTTGTTCTAATCATGCATTAATGGCAGTGATTTCTTCAGTATATTTGAGTATAATTGGAAGAGAAGGATTAAAAGAAATAGCATATCAAAATTATCAGAAAGCGCATTATTTAGCAAGAAAATTAATTGAATCAGAAAAATTTGAACCAGTATTTGAAGGTGAATTTTTTAATGAATTTGTTATTAAACCTCTATTTGATTTGAACAAATTTAATGATATTTTATTTGAGGAGAAGTTTATAGGTCCTATTAATTTGGGTAATTTTTATAAAGAAATTAATAATACTGCTTTATTCTGTGTTACTGAGTTAAATACAAAAGAAGAAATTGATTATTTGATTTCTAAGGTAGGTGAAGTAGATGAAATTAATCTTTGA
- the gcvPB gene encoding aminomethyl-transferring glycine dehydrogenase subunit GcvPB gives MKLIFEKDKYGRTAFSLPKLDVPETKIELEEELLRKEDPGLPQVHELEIVRHYNELERKNHSVDSGFYPLGSCTMKYNPMLNEEMAGMFNNIHPYLDEEHIQGALELMYNLQKHLGEITGMDAITLQPAAGAHGELTGMLIVRKYIEDNGYTNKTKVILPDSAHGTNPASAKMAGFDVLEVKSGPDGRVDLEEFKKVMDDSVAAIMLTNPNTLGLFEKDILEIAKLAHEHHALLYYDGANLNAIMGKVRPGDMGFDIVHLNLHKTFSTPHGMGGPGSGPVGVKEKLKNYLPKPIVDINEDGKYFFNYDIPKSCGRLRTFYGNFGVMVRAYTYILMMGKEGLKFASEMAVLNANYLRKKLEKDFKIAFDDVCKHEFVIDGTFLKEYGVKTLDFAKRLLDYGIHPPTIYFPLIVHEAMMIEPTETESKEELDHFVEVMYKILEEAKTDPEILKEAPYNTPVRRLNETVANKQLKLRG, from the coding sequence ATGAAATTAATCTTTGAAAAGGATAAATATGGAAGAACTGCGTTTTCTCTACCGAAATTAGATGTTCCTGAAACAAAAATTGAATTAGAAGAAGAATTATTAAGAAAAGAAGATCCGGGATTGCCTCAAGTACATGAATTAGAAATTGTTAGGCATTATAACGAATTAGAAAGAAAAAACCATTCTGTAGACAGCGGATTTTATCCTTTGGGATCGTGTACAATGAAATATAATCCGATGTTAAATGAAGAAATGGCAGGAATGTTTAATAATATACATCCATATTTAGATGAAGAACATATTCAAGGAGCTCTTGAGTTGATGTATAATCTTCAAAAACACCTGGGAGAAATAACGGGTATGGATGCGATAACTTTACAACCCGCTGCTGGAGCTCATGGTGAATTAACAGGAATGCTTATTGTAAGAAAATATATAGAAGATAATGGTTATACAAATAAAACAAAAGTTATTTTACCCGATTCAGCTCATGGAACTAATCCAGCTTCTGCAAAAATGGCAGGATTTGATGTTTTAGAAGTAAAATCAGGACCAGATGGAAGAGTAGATTTAGAAGAATTTAAAAAAGTTATGGATGATAGTGTTGCTGCGATAATGTTAACAAATCCAAATACACTTGGTTTATTTGAAAAAGATATATTAGAAATTGCAAAATTAGCTCATGAGCATCACGCTTTATTATATTATGACGGAGCTAATTTAAATGCTATTATGGGTAAAGTAAGACCAGGAGATATGGGATTTGATATAGTTCATTTAAATTTACATAAAACATTTTCAACTCCACACGGAATGGGTGGTCCTGGAAGTGGCCCTGTAGGTGTGAAAGAAAAGCTTAAGAATTACTTACCAAAGCCTATTGTAGATATAAATGAAGATGGGAAATATTTCTTTAATTATGATATTCCGAAAAGTTGTGGTAGATTAAGAACATTTTATGGAAATTTTGGAGTAATGGTTAGAGCATATACTTATATTTTAATGATGGGAAAAGAAGGATTGAAATTTGCAAGTGAAATGGCTGTTTTAAATGCTAATTATTTAAGAAAAAAATTAGAGAAGGATTTTAAAATAGCATTTGATGATGTATGTAAACACGAATTTGTAATTGATGGAACATTTTTAAAAGAATATGGAGTTAAAACTTTAGATTTTGCAAAAAGATTATTAGATTACGGTATACATCCACCAACAATTTATTTCCCTTTAATTGTACATGAGGCGATGATGATTGAACCTACTGAAACAGAGTCAAAAGAAGAGTTGGATCACTTTGTGGAAGTTATGTATAAAATATTAGAAGAAGCTAAAACAGATCCTGAAATATTAAAAGAAGCACCGTATAATACACCAGTTAGAAGATTAAACGAAACTGTTGCTAATAAACAATTGAAACTTAGAGGATAA
- a CDS encoding ATP-binding protein: protein MEFLIKLSRKKVENINIITKRYLYDKIDINNRLIGILGARGTGKTTLMLQLIKEKYDLSETIYMSLDHIFFLENNLINVIESLYTRYGIKNFFLDEIHKYKNWEQEIKNIYDFYDDIKIIFSGSSSINIKQAKYDLSRRCVTYILNGLSFREFLNIKYGEKYKPYDFQELIENYRDIAFNIAENSKILLDFQEYYKYGYYPIYFENNKSIISKIINMYEKVIYEDIVEVANLNTENLIVLKKLIYFIATMQPGKININNLSKNLKKDNKTIIHFVSKLEDAGLLNLLPKKGVGGTLVRSPEKIYIENGTLYNAINEEIRNNLNIGNLREIIFINQIKNSNQNIRYSKEIGDFKVNGYYFEVGGKNKGKKQIKDKIEISFIIKDDILYGEKGIIPLYLFGFLY from the coding sequence TTGGAATTTTTAATAAAATTATCAAGAAAGAAAGTAGAAAACATTAATATAATAACTAAAAGATACTTATATGATAAAATAGATATCAACAATAGATTAATAGGAATATTAGGCGCTAGGGGTACTGGAAAAACGACTCTTATGTTACAATTAATTAAAGAAAAGTATGATTTGTCAGAAACTATATATATGAGTTTAGATCATATATTCTTTTTAGAAAATAATTTAATTAATGTTATTGAAAGTCTTTATACACGGTATGGAATAAAAAATTTTTTTTTAGATGAAATACATAAGTATAAAAATTGGGAACAGGAAATCAAAAATATCTATGACTTTTACGATGATATTAAAATTATTTTTTCCGGCAGTTCAAGTATTAATATTAAACAAGCTAAATATGATCTTTCAAGAAGATGTGTTACATATATTCTAAATGGATTATCTTTTAGAGAATTTTTAAATATTAAATATGGTGAAAAGTATAAACCTTACGACTTTCAGGAATTAATAGAGAATTATCGAGATATAGCCTTTAATATAGCCGAAAATAGTAAAATCCTTCTGGATTTTCAGGAATATTACAAGTATGGATATTATCCTATATATTTTGAAAATAATAAATCTATAATTTCTAAAATAATAAATATGTATGAAAAAGTTATATATGAGGATATTGTTGAAGTGGCAAACTTAAATACTGAAAATCTAATTGTTTTAAAAAAACTTATATATTTCATTGCAACTATGCAGCCTGGGAAAATTAATATAAACAATTTGAGTAAAAACTTAAAAAAAGATAATAAAACTATTATTCATTTTGTTTCAAAATTAGAAGATGCGGGATTGTTAAATCTATTACCAAAAAAAGGAGTAGGTGGAACTTTAGTAAGAAGCCCCGAAAAGATATATATAGAAAATGGAACGCTATATAATGCGATAAATGAAGAAATTAGAAATAATCTTAATATAGGAAATTTAAGAGAGATTATTTTCATTAACCAAATTAAAAATAGCAATCAGAATATAAGATATAGTAAAGAAATAGGAGATTTTAAAGTTAATGGTTATTATTTTGAAGTCGGAGGAAAAAACAAAGGAAAAAAACAGATAAAAGATAAAATAGAAATTTCTTTTATTATAAAGGATGATATATTATATGGAGAAAAAGGAATAATTCCGTTATATCTTTTTGGGTTTCTATATTAA
- a CDS encoding MFS transporter, which translates to MNKIQKRNFLLYVVGRMVSLVGSGIQMVAMPLFILDLTGSGTKMGLFAMISMIPALIIAPFAGVLGDRYNRKNIMVSMDYVRGIIILFLAYMTYIGKINLIVLFITQVLISILDSFFGAATSAMLPDLVSKSDLMKANSVTESISSASMIMGPVLGGVIYGLFGMQWVFILNGISFILSAFSEMFIKYRKTSTLTAEINAKIIFNDIKESISYIFNNYVLKNLILMAIFLNLLFNPMFAVLFPYTFREVIGFSPQQYGLLEMMWTLGILVGNILLAVFFSKRESKKLFRNGIYGMVFLNLLIAVVLIPQILSKFNGIWSIFFVVGALLMLMGITNAFVNTPISVYFQRIIPNENRSKIFSALGVIFQAATPLGMLVIGILVDRVEVHWIFLAISLLIILDVIVFSKKIEQMDFTPSLETE; encoded by the coding sequence ATGAATAAAATACAAAAAAGAAATTTTTTACTTTATGTTGTTGGAAGAATGGTATCCTTAGTTGGTAGTGGTATTCAAATGGTAGCAATGCCTTTATTTATATTGGATTTAACAGGTTCTGGAACTAAAATGGGATTATTTGCAATGATAAGCATGATACCAGCTTTAATAATTGCCCCATTTGCCGGAGTACTTGGCGATAGATATAACAGAAAAAATATTATGGTTTCAATGGATTATGTCAGGGGAATAATTATATTATTTCTTGCATATATGACATATATTGGAAAAATAAATTTAATTGTATTATTTATCACGCAGGTTTTAATATCTATTCTTGATAGTTTTTTTGGAGCGGCTACAAGCGCAATGCTTCCTGACCTTGTTTCTAAATCAGATTTAATGAAAGCTAATTCTGTAACAGAAAGTATTAGTAGTGCTTCAATGATAATGGGTCCTGTTTTAGGCGGGGTTATTTATGGTCTTTTTGGAATGCAATGGGTTTTTATTTTAAATGGGATTTCTTTTATATTATCAGCATTTAGTGAAATGTTCATAAAATATAGGAAAACAAGCACTTTAACTGCAGAAATAAATGCAAAAATAATATTTAATGATATTAAAGAATCAATAAGCTATATTTTCAATAATTATGTTTTAAAAAATTTAATTCTTATGGCAATTTTTTTGAATTTATTGTTTAATCCAATGTTTGCTGTATTGTTCCCTTATACATTTAGAGAAGTGATAGGATTCTCACCCCAACAATATGGGCTTCTTGAAATGATGTGGACTCTGGGTATTTTAGTAGGTAATATATTACTGGCAGTATTTTTTTCAAAAAGAGAAAGCAAAAAATTATTTAGAAATGGAATTTATGGTATGGTATTTTTAAATTTACTAATAGCCGTGGTTTTGATTCCACAGATTTTAAGTAAATTTAATGGTATATGGAGTATATTTTTCGTGGTTGGTGCGTTGCTAATGTTAATGGGTATAACAAATGCTTTTGTAAATACACCTATAAGTGTATATTTTCAACGAATTATACCTAATGAAAACAGATCAAAAATATTTTCAGCATTAGGGGTAATATTTCAAGCTGCAACGCCACTTGGAATGCTTGTGATTGGAATACTTGTAGATAGAGTTGAAGTGCATTGGATATTTTTAGCTATAAGTTTGTTGATAATACTGGATGTTATAGTTTTTTCTAAAAAAATAGAGCAAATGGATTTTACTCCTTCCCTTGAAACAGAATAA
- the thrS gene encoding threonine--tRNA ligase — MIKIILPDGSENEYEKGISAADIAKKISEGLYRKALGALVNGELYDLTRPIEKDSTVKIITDRDSEAPVIFRHTIAHIMAQAVLRLYGKDVKLAIGPVIENGFYYDFDLEEKISEDDLPKIEAEMKKIIKENLPIERFEISKEEAKKLFKDQPYKLELLEDIEDETVTYYKQGEFFDLCRGPHLPSTGKIKHIKLLSVSGAYWRGNEKNKMLQRIYGTAFAKKDQLDEYLKMLEEARKRDHRKIGPKLDLFMFENELAPAMPFFLPRGAKVINGLLEFSRELHKKYGYEEVITPLIMNIKLWHQSGHWDHYKENMYFTEKDESQYAVKPMNCPGHILIYKSKVYSYKDLPVRMSEFGKVHRYERSGVVHGLFRVRSFTQDDAHIYCTKDQIEDEIIQVMNFTNELYSAFGFEYEADLSTMPEDHMGDEKTWEIATTALKNALERSGIKYKINEGDGAFYGPKIDFHIKDSIGRKWQCATIQLDFQMPERFDIHYVDSNNELQRPVMIHRAIYGSIERFFGILIENFAGAFPTWLSPEQVAVIPVSDKYIDAAKELYEKLDSEGFRVTVDTSNATVGYKIRNAQMLKIPYMIVIGEKELETKKYNVRTREGNTVENLELDDFIKVIKKEIKNRSLKLSY; from the coding sequence ATGATTAAGATTATACTTCCTGATGGTTCAGAAAATGAATATGAAAAAGGAATTTCTGCTGCTGATATTGCAAAAAAAATTTCTGAAGGCTTATACAGAAAAGCTTTAGGTGCACTTGTTAATGGTGAGTTATATGATTTAACCAGACCTATTGAAAAAGACTCTACTGTAAAAATAATTACTGATAGAGATTCAGAAGCTCCAGTTATATTCAGACATACTATTGCTCATATTATGGCTCAAGCAGTTTTAAGGCTATATGGTAAAGATGTAAAGTTAGCTATAGGTCCTGTTATAGAAAATGGGTTTTATTATGATTTTGATTTAGAAGAAAAGATTTCTGAAGATGATTTGCCAAAAATAGAAGCGGAAATGAAAAAAATAATAAAAGAAAATTTACCTATAGAAAGATTTGAAATTTCAAAAGAAGAAGCTAAAAAATTATTTAAAGACCAACCATATAAATTAGAACTATTAGAAGATATTGAAGACGAAACAGTTACATATTATAAACAAGGTGAATTTTTTGATCTATGTAGAGGACCTCATCTACCTTCTACTGGAAAAATTAAACATATTAAATTATTATCTGTATCTGGAGCTTATTGGCGCGGAAATGAAAAAAATAAGATGTTACAAAGAATTTATGGTACCGCATTTGCAAAAAAAGATCAATTAGATGAATATTTAAAAATGTTAGAAGAAGCTAGAAAAAGAGATCATAGAAAAATAGGTCCAAAATTAGATTTATTCATGTTTGAAAACGAATTAGCTCCTGCTATGCCTTTCTTTTTACCAAGAGGTGCAAAAGTTATAAATGGATTATTAGAGTTTTCCAGAGAATTGCATAAAAAATATGGTTATGAAGAGGTAATTACACCTTTAATTATGAACATTAAATTATGGCATCAATCTGGACATTGGGATCATTATAAAGAAAATATGTATTTTACAGAAAAAGATGAATCTCAATATGCAGTAAAACCCATGAATTGTCCAGGACATATATTAATTTATAAATCAAAAGTATATAGTTATAAAGATTTACCTGTAAGAATGTCTGAATTCGGTAAGGTTCATAGATATGAACGAAGTGGCGTTGTTCATGGGTTGTTCAGAGTAAGATCGTTCACTCAAGACGATGCGCATATTTATTGTACAAAAGATCAAATAGAAGACGAAATTATACAGGTTATGAACTTTACAAATGAATTATACAGCGCTTTTGGATTTGAATATGAAGCAGACTTAAGTACTATGCCAGAAGATCATATGGGTGATGAAAAAACATGGGAAATTGCAACAACAGCTTTAAAAAATGCATTAGAAAGATCTGGGATTAAATACAAAATCAATGAAGGTGATGGTGCGTTTTACGGACCAAAAATTGATTTTCATATAAAAGATTCAATTGGAAGAAAATGGCAATGTGCAACAATTCAACTTGATTTCCAGATGCCAGAAAGATTTGACATTCACTATGTTGATAGTAATAATGAATTACAAAGACCCGTTATGATTCATAGGGCAATATATGGTTCTATAGAAAGATTCTTTGGAATTTTAATAGAAAACTTTGCTGGTGCATTTCCTACTTGGTTATCTCCTGAACAAGTTGCTGTAATTCCCGTTTCAGATAAATACATTGATGCCGCTAAAGAACTATATGAAAAATTAGATTCTGAAGGATTTAGAGTAACAGTTGACACATCAAATGCAACAGTTGGTTACAAGATTAGAAATGCTCAAATGTTAAAAATACCATATATGATTGTTATAGGTGAAAAAGAATTAGAAACAAAGAAATATAACGTAAGAACAAGAGAGGGAAATACTGTTGAGAATTTGGAACTTGATGATTTTATAAAAGTAATAAAGAAAGAGATTAAAAATAGAAGTTTAAAATTAAGCTATTGA
- a CDS encoding RidA family protein has protein sequence MKIYLDIFYKLSWMLTVITGFSSVISASRVNGFFLFFFTLTTLTLLFGTYLFSKEKDGLKIFAHYFSIVIISMAFLISISLIKLNIYVFILYFIGYNLMLSFILNNYFKYFEDKNNFSKLFRTLNLNYFDFFDTQIHIKLFNNKKGITPDGVSAVGPYSPALLKDNELYVSGQIPINFETNEIPESFVEQSKQAMENLKDVLNAAGFTFKDVVQVSVFITDMSKFGEFNAIYETYFKKPYPSRYVVEVSKLPKGVDVEIACIAKK, from the coding sequence ATGAAGATTTATCTCGATATATTTTACAAACTTTCATGGATGTTAACTGTTATTACAGGATTTTCATCAGTAATATCTGCTTCAAGAGTTAATGGATTTTTCCTTTTTTTCTTTACTCTAACAACTTTAACCCTATTATTTGGAACATATTTGTTTTCTAAAGAAAAAGACGGGCTAAAAATATTCGCACATTATTTTAGTATCGTAATAATATCAATGGCGTTTTTAATATCTATCTCTTTGATAAAGTTGAATATATATGTATTTATTTTATATTTTATAGGTTATAATCTAATGTTATCTTTTATTTTAAATAATTATTTTAAATATTTTGAAGATAAAAATAACTTTTCAAAACTATTTAGAACTCTAAATTTAAATTATTTTGACTTTTTTGATACACAAATACATATAAAACTTTTTAATAATAAAAAAGGGATAACACCTGATGGCGTTTCTGCTGTAGGACCTTATTCTCCTGCTCTTTTAAAGGACAATGAATTATATGTATCAGGACAAATCCCTATAAATTTTGAAACGAATGAAATCCCTGAATCTTTTGTAGAACAATCAAAACAAGCTATGGAAAATCTTAAAGATGTTTTAAATGCTGCAGGCTTTACATTTAAAGATGTTGTTCAAGTAAGTGTTTTCATAACTGATATGTCTAAATTCGGTGAATTTAACGCTATTTATGAAACATATTTTAAAAAACCTTATCCTTCAAGATATGTTGTTGAAGTTTCAAAACTTCCTAAAGGAGTAGATGTTGAAATTGCATGTATTGCAAAAAAATAA
- the prfA gene encoding peptide chain release factor 1, with amino-acid sequence MDILSFKDKVLEKLNDVEKKLSDTNVTSDLEQLQHLGKEHNRLSSLKELFEKLENAIEDRKALEELKQTNEIDEEEYNMMIEETEKNIKKYNIEVLSLLIPGREINERNIIMEIRAGTGGEEAALFASDLMRMYLRYAENNGWKHEIIELSDTGIGGTKNAVIKIKGKGVFGRLKYESGVHRVQRIPVTESGGRIHTSTATVAVLPEATDVDVKIDDKDLRIDTYRAGGAGGQHVNKTESAVRIVHIPTGIVVTCQNERSQHQNKEAAMSILRAKLYEEALRKQQEQLTSQRRSQIGTGERSEKIRTYNFPQNRVTDHRIGFTSYRLNYILEGDLDEIIDKLMEWDLTKKLENLKI; translated from the coding sequence ATGGATATATTATCTTTTAAAGATAAGGTTCTTGAAAAATTAAATGACGTAGAAAAAAAGTTATCAGATACAAATGTAACATCCGATCTTGAACAATTACAACATTTAGGAAAAGAACATAATAGACTTTCATCTTTAAAGGAATTATTTGAAAAATTAGAAAATGCTATTGAAGATAGAAAGGCTTTAGAAGAATTAAAACAAACTAATGAAATCGATGAAGAAGAATATAATATGATGATTGAAGAAACTGAAAAAAATATCAAAAAATATAATATTGAAGTTTTAAGCTTGTTAATCCCTGGTAGAGAGATTAATGAAAGAAATATTATTATGGAAATTAGAGCAGGAACTGGCGGAGAAGAAGCTGCGCTTTTTGCTTCTGATTTAATGAGGATGTATTTGCGATATGCAGAAAACAACGGCTGGAAACATGAAATTATTGAATTAAGTGATACCGGTATAGGTGGAACAAAAAATGCTGTTATAAAAATAAAAGGTAAAGGTGTTTTTGGAAGATTAAAATATGAGAGTGGAGTTCACAGAGTTCAAAGAATTCCTGTAACTGAATCTGGAGGAAGAATTCACACTTCAACTGCCACTGTAGCTGTCTTACCAGAAGCTACTGATGTTGACGTTAAGATAGATGATAAGGACTTAAGAATAGATACTTATCGTGCTGGTGGTGCAGGAGGGCAACATGTGAATAAAACAGAATCCGCTGTAAGAATTGTTCATATACCAACTGGAATTGTTGTAACCTGTCAAAATGAACGATCACAACATCAAAACAAAGAAGCTGCTATGTCAATTTTAAGAGCAAAATTATATGAAGAAGCTTTAAGAAAACAACAAGAGCAATTAACTTCGCAAAGAAGATCTCAAATCGGAACAGGTGAAAGAAGTGAGAAGATTAGAACATATAATTTCCCACAAAACAGAGTAACTGATCATAGAATAGGGTTTACATCATATAGGTTAAATTACATTTTAGAGGGAGATTTAGACGAAATAATTGATAAATTGATGGAATGGGATTTAACCAAAAAATTGGAAAATCTTAAAATTTAA
- a CDS encoding ABC transporter permease, which produces MKKNLYILIIIFSLLWLFPIGNLIINFFDFENFLSTIMKSRTIRILKFTLIQSSLSVFFSFFIGIFPAFYVANNKNLLSKLLDDSFFIPFFFPPIPTIIAFSLLYGSNGIFYHLFKINILYTLTAIIMAHSFYNSPIFVKYISDSLKSIPKNFVENAIIDGANKSTIFNKIILPIILPAILKAAFLVFTYSFVSFAIVLSLGGIKYSTFEVAIFTTLRSSLDFSKALTYALIQFFVLLTLNYIISIPKIYELNVEENYTYKNNIFITVFSIFYLIYEYSIVLTGTLSGFFDFINKKFTIKGFSNLFSKDLNLYYPILKAFYNTFFISFIVSILVIFFTYIILRNIKTHKQMLFSNIFIISSLGISSAFLAMGLLSLNINFSISYPILLGIGYLIISVPLAYTFMQQRILSFDYSIIEASKIDGANTVKTFLFIELPILKNTLLSVFLQIFAIIFGEFTISYTMQSVDYFPLISNINYKLSNARYYLESQTLASITIVFIFIIFNISIFLNKEKQ; this is translated from the coding sequence ATGAAAAAAAATTTATATATTCTTATTATTATTTTTTCACTTTTATGGTTATTCCCAATAGGAAATTTAATAATTAATTTTTTTGACTTTGAAAATTTTTTATCAACTATAATGAAGAGCAGAACAATTAGAATTCTAAAATTTACTTTAATTCAATCTTCTTTATCTGTTTTTTTTTCTTTTTTTATAGGTATTTTTCCAGCTTTTTATGTTGCTAATAATAAAAATTTATTGAGTAAATTATTAGATGATTCTTTTTTTATACCATTCTTTTTTCCACCAATACCGACAATAATAGCTTTTTCCTTGCTATATGGGTCTAATGGTATTTTTTATCATCTTTTTAAAATAAATATTTTATATACCTTAACAGCTATTATTATGGCTCATTCTTTCTATAATTCACCTATTTTCGTAAAATATATATCAGATTCATTAAAATCTATTCCGAAAAATTTTGTTGAAAACGCTATTATAGATGGTGCAAATAAATCAACTATTTTTAATAAAATCATTTTACCTATTATTTTACCAGCTATATTAAAGGCTGCTTTTTTGGTATTTACTTATTCTTTTGTTAGTTTTGCCATTGTGCTTTCACTTGGAGGCATTAAATATTCAACATTTGAAGTAGCTATATTTACGACATTAAGAAGTTCTCTTGATTTTTCAAAAGCCCTTACGTATGCATTGATTCAATTTTTTGTTTTATTAACATTAAATTATATCATATCTATACCGAAAATTTATGAATTAAATGTTGAAGAAAATTATACGTATAAAAATAATATTTTTATTACTGTATTTTCTATATTTTATTTAATTTATGAATATTCTATAGTTTTAACAGGGACCTTATCAGGCTTTTTTGACTTTATTAATAAAAAATTCACCATTAAAGGGTTTTCGAATCTTTTTTCAAAGGATTTGAATTTATATTATCCAATTCTAAAAGCTTTTTACAATACATTTTTTATTTCATTTATTGTTAGTATTTTAGTAATATTTTTTACCTATATCATTTTAAGAAATATAAAAACTCATAAACAAATGTTATTTTCTAATATTTTTATTATTTCATCTTTAGGTATATCTTCAGCTTTTTTAGCTATGGGTCTCTTAAGTTTAAATATTAATTTTTCAATTTCTTATCCTATTCTTTTAGGTATTGGTTATTTAATTATAAGTGTTCCTCTCGCTTATACTTTTATGCAACAACGAATTTTATCTTTTGATTATTCAATAATCGAGGCATCAAAAATTGATGGAGCTAATACTGTAAAAACCTTTCTTTTTATAGAACTTCCAATATTAAAAAATACGTTGCTATCTGTTTTTTTACAGATTTTTGCTATTATTTTTGGAGAATTTACAATTTCATATACTATGCAATCTGTTGATTATTTCCCTTTAATATCTAATATTAATTACAAACTTTCAAATGCAAGGTATTATTTGGAAAGTCAAACTTTAGCTTCTATAACAATAGTATTTATTTTTATAATCTTTAATATTTCAATTTTTTTAAACAAAGAAAAACAATAA